A DNA window from Loxodonta africana isolate mLoxAfr1 chromosome 7, mLoxAfr1.hap2, whole genome shotgun sequence contains the following coding sequences:
- the LOC135231999 gene encoding olfactory receptor 52N2-like: MHGANTSSLTPKYFILSGIPGLEDAHIWISLTFCFMYIIAVVGNCGLVYLISHEENLHRPMYYFLALLSFTDFSECTSFVPNMLCIFWFSLKEIDFNACLVQMFFIHMLTGMESGVLMLMAVDRYVAICYPLCYSTILTNTAIIKVGFATFMRSVLFIIPFTFLIKCLPYCRGNLIQHTYCDHMSVAKLSCGNVKINAIYGLIAAILIGAFDMFCISVSYIMIIRAVLNLSSADARHKAFSTCTSHICAVVITYVPAFFNFFTHRFGGSTIPHHIHIFIANLYVLLPPTLNPIVYGVKTKQIREEVMKLFFREKGILTMR; this comes from the coding sequence ATGCATGGAGCCAacacctccagcctgacaccaaAGTACTTCATCCTCAGTGGAATTCCGGGGCTGGAAGATGCACACATCTGGATCTCCCTGACATTCTGCTTCATGTATATTATTGCTGTAGTGGGTAACTGTGGGCTCGTCTACCTCATCAGCCATGAGGAGAACCTGCATCGGCCCATGTATTACTTTCTAGCCCTGTTGTCCTTTACAGATTTTAGTGAGTGCACTTCATTTGTCCCCAATATGTTATGCATCTTTTGGTTCAgtctcaaagagattgactttaATGCTTGCCTTGTACAGATGTTTTTCATACATATGCTGACAGGCATGGAGTCTGGGGTGCTTATGCTCATGGCTGtggaccgctatgtggccatttgctaCCCTCTGTGCTATTCcaccatcctcaccaacactgcaattatCAAGGTTGGGTTTGCCACCTTCATGCGAAGTGTGTTGTTCATAATCCCATTCACTTTCCTGATCAAGTGCCTTCCCTACTGCAGGGGCAACCTTATCCAGCACACTTATTGTGACCATATGTCTGTGGCCAAATTATCCTGTGGCAATGTCAAGATTAATGCTATCTATGGTCTCATAGCTGCCATATTGATTGGGGCATTTGATATGTTCTGTATCTCTGTGTCTTACATCATGATCATCCGTGCTGTACTGAATCTGTCATCTGCAGATGCTCGCCACAAAGCCTTCAGCACCTGTACATCACACATATGTGCTGTTGTCATTACCTATGTTCCAGCTTTCTTTAACTTCTTCACTCACCGCTTTGGTGGAAGCACCATACCTCACCATATCCACATCTTTATTGCCAATCTCTATGTATTGCTGCCTCCCACTTTGAATCCAATTGTCTACGGAGTGAAGACCAAGCAGATCCGTGAAGAAGTGATGAAATTGTTCTTTAGAGAGAAAGGTATTTTGACTATGAGATAA